A single region of the Halopiger xanaduensis SH-6 genome encodes:
- the glyA gene encoding serine hydroxymethyltransferase — MEHDHVREVDPDVADALENEVDRQRSTLQMIASENHASEAVIDAQGSALTNKYAEGYPGERYYGGCEFADEVEELAIERATELFGAEHVNVQPHAGTQANQAVYFAMLEPGDKILSLDLNHGGHLSHGHPANFTGQLYEVEQYEVDPETGYIDYESLAEHAAEFEPDIIVSGYSAYPREIEWERIQDVADDVDALHLADIAHITGLVAAGVHPSPVGVADFVTGSTHKTIRAGRGGIVMCDEEYADDIDSAVFPGGQGGPLMHNVAGKAVGFKEALEPEFEDYAEQTVANAKALGESLSEHGFSLVSGGTDNHLVLVDLRESHPDTSGGDAEEALEEAGIVLNGNTVPGETRSPFDPSGIRAGTPALTTRGFDEEDCRKVGDLIARVIDNLEDDAVIAEVREEVEGLCEENPLYE, encoded by the coding sequence ATGGAACACGACCACGTTCGGGAGGTCGATCCCGACGTCGCCGACGCGCTCGAGAACGAGGTCGACCGCCAGCGGTCGACGCTGCAGATGATCGCCAGCGAGAACCACGCGAGCGAGGCCGTCATCGACGCCCAGGGGAGCGCCCTGACGAACAAGTACGCCGAGGGCTACCCCGGCGAGCGCTACTACGGCGGCTGCGAGTTCGCCGACGAGGTCGAGGAACTCGCCATCGAGCGCGCGACGGAGCTGTTCGGCGCCGAGCACGTCAACGTCCAGCCCCACGCCGGCACGCAGGCCAACCAGGCCGTCTACTTCGCGATGCTCGAGCCCGGCGACAAGATCCTGTCGCTGGACCTCAACCACGGCGGCCACCTGAGCCACGGCCACCCCGCGAACTTCACGGGCCAGCTCTACGAGGTCGAGCAGTACGAGGTCGACCCCGAGACGGGCTATATCGACTACGAGAGCCTCGCCGAGCACGCCGCGGAGTTCGAGCCCGACATCATCGTCTCGGGCTACTCCGCGTACCCGCGCGAGATCGAGTGGGAACGCATTCAGGACGTCGCCGACGACGTCGACGCGCTCCACCTCGCGGACATCGCTCACATCACCGGCCTCGTGGCGGCGGGCGTCCACCCCTCGCCGGTCGGCGTCGCCGACTTCGTCACCGGTTCGACCCACAAGACGATCCGCGCCGGTCGCGGCGGCATCGTCATGTGCGACGAGGAGTACGCCGACGACATCGACTCGGCGGTCTTCCCCGGCGGCCAGGGCGGCCCGCTGATGCACAACGTCGCCGGCAAGGCGGTCGGCTTCAAGGAAGCGCTCGAGCCCGAGTTCGAGGACTATGCCGAACAGACCGTCGCGAACGCGAAGGCCCTGGGCGAGTCGCTGTCCGAGCACGGCTTCTCGCTGGTCTCGGGCGGCACCGACAACCACCTCGTGCTGGTCGACCTCCGCGAGAGCCATCCCGACACCTCCGGCGGCGACGCCGAAGAAGCGCTCGAGGAGGCCGGCATCGTCCTCAACGGAAACACGGTGCCCGGCGAGACGCGCTCGCCGTTCGACCCGAGCGGTATCCGCGCCGGTACGCCGGCGCTGACGACCCGCGGCTTCGACGAGGAGGACTGCCGCAAGGTCGGCGACCTGATCGCCCGAGTGATCGACAACCTCGAGGACGACGCGGTCATCGCCGAGGTCCGCGAAGAAGTCGAGGGGCTCTGCGAGGAGAACCCGCTGTACGAGTAA
- a CDS encoding DUF7117 family protein: MKIRGERECKECGTRWSYYETGSIGCPACGSIRSVGIDERTEHTDLQVAFDLTAVRSDIDDVPTDDLAERAQERCRDYVRRRGFVNAGQLRDLDDTYLAATELLHVADIVAREIQLDDREELYFLSLLRDADDGERPPVEEVPTTLRTARGLAYANAVREYRRDVRTWIDERDRALTTSERTALETLGEHVKRIRMLDGDVEPRTAEQLIDATRDLANGLRGDELAFSRAQDRLEGLEFTAVE; the protein is encoded by the coding sequence ATGAAGATCAGGGGCGAGCGCGAGTGCAAGGAGTGCGGGACTCGCTGGTCGTACTACGAGACCGGGAGCATCGGCTGTCCCGCCTGCGGCAGCATCCGCAGCGTCGGGATCGACGAGCGAACCGAACACACCGACCTGCAGGTCGCCTTCGATCTCACGGCGGTCCGCAGCGACATCGACGACGTCCCGACCGACGACCTCGCGGAGCGCGCACAGGAACGCTGCCGAGACTACGTCCGTCGCCGCGGGTTCGTCAACGCCGGCCAGCTTCGCGACCTCGACGACACTTACCTCGCCGCAACCGAGCTGCTGCACGTCGCCGACATCGTCGCACGCGAGATCCAACTGGACGATCGAGAGGAGCTGTACTTCCTCTCCTTGCTTCGCGACGCCGACGACGGCGAGCGTCCGCCCGTCGAGGAAGTGCCGACGACGCTCCGGACGGCCCGCGGACTCGCCTACGCCAACGCCGTCCGCGAGTACCGCCGCGACGTCCGCACCTGGATCGACGAACGCGACCGCGCCCTCACCACGAGCGAGCGCACCGCCCTCGAGACGCTCGGCGAACACGTCAAGCGGATCCGGATGCTCGACGGCGACGTCGAACCTCGAACCGCCGAACAGTTGATCGACGCGACCCGCGATCTGGCGAACGGCCTCCGGGGCGACGAACTGGCGTTCAGTCGCGCACAGGATCGGCTCGAGGGGCTCGAGTTTACTGCGGTCGAGTAA
- a CDS encoding bifunctional methylenetetrahydrofolate dehydrogenase/methenyltetrahydrofolate cyclohydrolase — MTEIIDGNAVASQIREDLTDAIETLADAGARPGLATVLMGDDPASETYVNMKQRDCEEVGIESYHVDVDGDAPPETLYDEIGELNGNDDVHGYIVQAPVPDHVDYREVIRRVDPAKDVDGFHPENVGRLVAGDARFRPCTPHGVQKLLEAADVDTEGTDVTIVGRSDIVGKPLANLLIQKADDGNATVTVCHSRTDDLAEKTRSADIVVAAAGVPQLVDGSMVGEGAVVIDVGVNRVDADNEKGYELVGDVEFESAKEKASAITPVPGGVGPMTRAMLLYNTVKAASLQEDIDVELP, encoded by the coding sequence ATGACCGAGATCATCGACGGCAACGCCGTCGCGAGCCAGATTCGCGAGGACCTGACCGACGCCATCGAGACGCTCGCCGACGCGGGCGCGCGGCCGGGGCTGGCGACGGTGCTGATGGGCGACGACCCCGCCAGCGAGACCTACGTGAACATGAAGCAGCGCGACTGCGAGGAGGTCGGGATCGAGAGCTACCACGTCGACGTCGACGGCGACGCCCCCCCGGAGACGCTGTACGACGAGATCGGCGAACTCAACGGGAACGACGACGTCCACGGCTACATCGTCCAGGCCCCCGTCCCTGACCACGTCGACTACCGCGAGGTCATCCGTCGGGTCGACCCCGCGAAGGACGTCGACGGCTTCCACCCCGAGAACGTCGGCCGCCTCGTCGCCGGCGACGCCCGCTTCCGTCCCTGCACGCCCCACGGCGTTCAGAAACTGCTCGAGGCCGCGGACGTCGACACGGAGGGCACGGACGTCACGATCGTCGGCCGCTCCGACATCGTCGGCAAGCCGCTCGCGAACCTGCTGATCCAGAAGGCCGACGACGGCAACGCGACGGTGACGGTCTGTCACTCGCGAACGGACGACCTCGCCGAAAAGACCCGCAGCGCCGATATCGTCGTCGCCGCCGCGGGCGTGCCGCAACTCGTCGACGGTTCGATGGTCGGCGAAGGCGCGGTCGTGATCGACGTCGGCGTGAACCGGGTGGACGCCGATAACGAGAAGGGGTACGAACTCGTCGGCGACGTCGAGTTCGAGAGCGCGAAAGAGAAGGCGAGCGCGATCACGCCCGTCCCCGGCGGCGTCGGCCCGATGACCCGTGCGATGTTGCTCTACAACACGGTCAAGGCCGCGAGCCTGCAGGAAGATATCGACGTCGAGCTGCCCTGA
- the purD gene encoding phosphoribosylamine--glycine ligase: MRENVLLIGGGGREHAIARALEDSEADLYACAGNRNPGIADIATDFATLETTNPKAVVEYAEDVDATIAVIGPESPLEAGVADELEAAGVYAFGPKEDDARIETDKAFQRRFMQENDIPGCPDFETFDDMEAACDFIDEYDGDLAIKPAGLTGGKGVKVIGDQVTAEEGKEYIRESDYDRIVLEERLIGEEFTVQAFVANGEFRTAPAVQDHKRAYEGDEGPNTGGMGSYSDATTHLPFMTEADYEEAVSIIEATVDALEDYRGILYGQFMLTAEGPKVVEFNARFGDPEAMNTLPVLETDFLDVLTAARDGESLPELEFSEQATVCKYAVPEGYPTDPEAGAKVKVDEESAGDALLYYASVDERDGGIYTTTSRSFAVVGLADSITEGEEIAEDALAVAGDEGLHMRHDIGKPDLVQRRIDHVNDLRGE; this comes from the coding sequence ATGCGAGAGAACGTGCTCCTGATCGGCGGCGGCGGGCGCGAACACGCCATCGCCCGCGCCCTCGAGGATAGCGAGGCCGACCTCTACGCCTGCGCCGGCAACCGCAACCCGGGGATCGCCGATATCGCGACCGACTTCGCAACGCTCGAGACGACCAACCCCAAGGCAGTCGTCGAGTACGCCGAGGACGTCGACGCGACGATCGCCGTTATCGGCCCCGAGTCGCCGCTCGAGGCCGGCGTCGCGGACGAACTCGAGGCCGCCGGCGTCTACGCCTTCGGCCCGAAGGAGGACGACGCCCGCATCGAGACGGACAAGGCGTTCCAGCGCCGCTTCATGCAGGAAAACGACATTCCGGGCTGTCCGGACTTCGAGACCTTCGACGACATGGAGGCCGCCTGCGACTTCATCGACGAGTACGACGGCGACCTCGCGATCAAACCCGCCGGCCTCACGGGCGGCAAAGGTGTGAAGGTCATCGGCGATCAGGTCACCGCCGAGGAGGGCAAAGAGTACATCCGCGAGTCGGACTACGACCGGATCGTCCTCGAGGAACGGCTGATCGGCGAGGAGTTCACCGTCCAGGCCTTCGTCGCCAACGGCGAGTTCCGCACCGCACCCGCGGTGCAGGACCACAAGCGTGCCTACGAGGGCGACGAGGGGCCGAACACCGGCGGTATGGGCAGCTACTCCGATGCGACGACCCACCTCCCGTTCATGACCGAAGCCGACTACGAGGAGGCCGTTTCGATCATCGAGGCCACCGTCGACGCCCTCGAGGATTATCGGGGCATCCTCTACGGTCAGTTCATGCTGACCGCTGAAGGACCGAAGGTCGTCGAGTTCAACGCCCGCTTCGGCGACCCCGAGGCGATGAACACGCTGCCCGTCCTCGAGACCGACTTCCTCGACGTGCTCACCGCCGCTCGAGACGGCGAGTCGCTGCCCGAACTCGAGTTCAGCGAGCAGGCGACGGTCTGCAAGTACGCGGTCCCAGAGGGCTACCCGACGGATCCTGAAGCAGGGGCGAAGGTCAAAGTGGACGAAGAAAGCGCCGGCGACGCCCTGCTGTACTACGCCAGCGTGGACGAGCGCGACGGCGGCATCTACACAACGACCTCGCGCTCCTTTGCCGTCGTCGGCCTCGCCGATTCGATCACCGAGGGCGAGGAAATCGCCGAGGACGCCCTCGCGGTCGCCGGCGACGAGGGGCTGCACATGCGCCACGACATCGGCAAACCCGACCTCGTCCAGCGGCGGATCGACCACGTGAACGACCTCCGCGGCGAGTAG
- a CDS encoding class I SAM-dependent methyltransferase, translated as MSDPFGRAIRDHYRGERSEPLLDRDGDDVREHRIEQWYFGDHEEDAWRDQWIEGPVLDMGAGAGRDALYYQARFETVAIEVSDHLVETMRDRGVEDARRADMFALRDHFDRDRFRSAHAKGTQVGLAGSMAAVREFLADLAYVTTPDATTILDNYAPELDATSDAFGYREDPTHGLAYRVYHLVYEDEVGDTLLFRLFSVDRLREATIGTPWEVVATNYGDVQWRAALEKQ; from the coding sequence ATGTCGGATCCGTTCGGTCGCGCCATCCGCGACCACTACCGCGGCGAGCGCTCGGAACCGCTGCTCGATCGCGACGGCGACGACGTCCGCGAGCACCGCATCGAGCAGTGGTACTTCGGCGACCACGAGGAAGACGCGTGGCGAGACCAGTGGATCGAAGGGCCGGTCCTCGACATGGGCGCCGGCGCGGGGCGGGACGCGCTCTACTACCAGGCGCGGTTCGAGACCGTCGCGATCGAGGTCAGCGACCACCTCGTCGAGACGATGCGCGACCGCGGCGTCGAGGACGCCCGCCGAGCGGACATGTTCGCGCTCCGGGACCACTTCGATCGCGACCGGTTCCGGTCTGCCCACGCGAAAGGCACGCAGGTCGGGCTGGCCGGCTCGATGGCGGCTGTACGCGAATTTCTCGCGGACCTCGCGTACGTGACGACGCCGGACGCGACCACCATCCTCGACAACTACGCGCCGGAACTGGACGCGACGAGCGACGCCTTCGGCTACCGCGAGGATCCGACGCACGGCCTCGCGTACCGGGTCTACCACCTCGTCTACGAGGACGAGGTCGGCGACACGCTGCTCTTTCGACTGTTCAGCGTCGATCGGCTTCGCGAAGCGACGATCGGCACGCCCTGGGAGGTCGTCGCGACCAACTACGGCGACGTGCAGTGGCGCGCAGCGCTCGAGAAGCAGTGA
- a CDS encoding helix-turn-helix transcriptional regulator has protein sequence MYDLTGFQRDLLYVIAGEEEPHGLAIKEELEEYYEKEIHHGRLYPNLDTLVDKGLVEKGRRDRRTNFYTLTRRGRRELEARRGWEAQYVDL, from the coding sequence ATGTACGACCTGACAGGATTTCAGCGCGACCTGCTCTACGTGATCGCCGGCGAGGAAGAACCCCACGGGCTGGCTATCAAGGAAGAGCTCGAGGAGTACTACGAGAAGGAGATTCACCACGGGCGCCTCTACCCGAACCTCGACACGCTCGTCGACAAGGGCCTCGTCGAGAAGGGACGGCGCGACCGCCGGACGAACTTCTACACGCTCACTCGCCGCGGCCGGCGAGAACTCGAGGCGCGTCGGGGCTGGGAAGCCCAGTACGTCGACCTCTAA
- a CDS encoding aminotransferase class III-fold pyridoxal phosphate-dependent enzyme has protein sequence MDRETVEPQVEALPGERAQRWVDFHHEFAAPSTYVYEFVWDTSREAIGPFCTDVDGNVLLDFTSHVAAAPLGYNNPVVREKLEEFDLVDPLKIAGQDFYVSTDGAEPPADAELPGPSQLMDRLVAATDHYDMDRVFLSNSGAEAVENGIKICYAAGGHRAFTFDGAFHGRTLGALSLNRSKTVHRRGYPEVPGVVSVPYPGSEAAYENRWLTDGPGGNVVADKLHPEQGVIDPDEVAFLILEPIQGEGGYRVAHDEFARDLEALRERYDLKVVVDEIQSGVGRTGELWAVDHLDLTPDVITAGKGLRVGATISRSDVFPEQKSRLSSTWGAGDIIASMQGALTLDVIHEQNLLSNVLERGQQLRSGLEDAIEDGDLPGAVDVRGRGLMLAVEFDTKERRDAVLEASFKRGFLTLGCGHKTLRLLPPLDVTEREIDLGLRLLQEAVADVAPNFD, from the coding sequence ATGGACAGAGAGACGGTCGAACCGCAGGTCGAGGCGCTCCCCGGCGAGCGAGCGCAGCGGTGGGTCGACTTCCACCACGAGTTCGCCGCGCCGAGCACCTACGTCTACGAGTTCGTCTGGGACACGAGCCGCGAGGCGATCGGTCCTTTCTGTACCGACGTCGACGGGAACGTCCTGCTCGATTTCACGAGTCACGTCGCCGCCGCGCCGCTGGGGTACAACAACCCGGTCGTCCGCGAGAAACTCGAGGAATTCGACCTCGTCGATCCGCTGAAGATCGCCGGCCAGGACTTCTACGTGAGCACCGACGGCGCCGAACCGCCGGCCGACGCGGAACTTCCCGGTCCCTCCCAGCTGATGGACCGGCTCGTCGCCGCGACGGACCACTACGACATGGACCGGGTCTTCCTCTCGAACTCCGGCGCTGAGGCCGTCGAGAACGGGATCAAGATCTGCTACGCCGCGGGCGGCCACCGCGCGTTCACCTTCGACGGCGCGTTCCACGGCCGGACGCTGGGCGCGCTCTCGCTCAACCGTTCGAAGACGGTCCACCGCCGCGGCTACCCCGAAGTACCGGGCGTCGTCAGCGTTCCCTACCCCGGAAGTGAAGCGGCCTACGAGAACCGCTGGCTGACCGACGGCCCCGGCGGCAACGTCGTCGCCGACAAACTCCACCCCGAGCAGGGCGTGATCGACCCCGACGAGGTCGCCTTCCTCATCCTCGAGCCGATCCAGGGCGAAGGCGGCTACCGCGTCGCCCACGACGAGTTCGCGCGGGACCTCGAGGCGCTGCGCGAGCGCTACGACCTCAAGGTCGTCGTCGACGAGATCCAGTCCGGCGTCGGCCGAACCGGCGAACTCTGGGCCGTCGACCACCTCGATCTCACGCCGGACGTCATCACCGCAGGGAAGGGGCTGCGCGTCGGCGCGACGATTTCCCGCTCGGACGTCTTCCCCGAGCAGAAGAGCCGCCTCTCCTCGACGTGGGGTGCGGGCGACATTATCGCCTCGATGCAGGGCGCGCTGACGTTGGACGTCATCCACGAACAGAATCTGCTCTCGAACGTCCTCGAACGAGGCCAGCAACTGCGTTCGGGGCTCGAGGACGCCATCGAGGACGGCGACCTCCCCGGCGCCGTCGACGTCCGCGGTCGCGGCCTCATGCTCGCCGTCGAGTTCGACACCAAGGAGCGCCGCGACGCCGTCCTCGAGGCGTCGTTCAAACGCGGGTTCCTCACGCTCGGCTGTGGACACAAGACGCTGCGGCTGCTCCCGCCGCTCGACGTTACCGAGCGCGAAATCGATCTCGGCTTGCGGTTGCTGCAGGAAGCGGTTGCAGACGTGGCACCGAATTTCGACTGA
- a CDS encoding MgtC/SapB family protein, translated as MNEVPLQLVEAPLEETVVRIALAGALGMFLGLEREWSQKSAGIRTFSLISLLAAVFTILSLETAVGEGLLILGGFLVIVQGVLLAVQGLLGDEDAGLSLTTSVSMLVAYGVGALVAAQYIIEGVTVAVLSSLLLVLKRELHEFAWGLSREEMRSTTEFAILAFVIYPLLPSSYDLNLGVTEITLEPTVIWLMVVAVAGIGIANYAIVSTYGDRGIAVTGFFGGLASSTAVVGTMLDHVRQRPDAASYAVAAILLANAAMAARNLAIAVGFTIGGGSPVLVEAVVPLGAVIVVAFAIAGLTADWGQSSEMDLESPFSLKNALAFGAVFLVVLVFGSVAESSFGTLGFYATAVASGFVSSAGATTSAVVLYRGGQLAAAEATIAILLATVSSIVVKAMLAATSSNDGFRNQVAIYSVALLLGGSLASLVFIV; from the coding sequence GTGAACGAGGTTCCGCTGCAACTCGTCGAGGCGCCGCTCGAGGAGACGGTCGTGCGGATCGCGCTGGCCGGCGCGCTGGGGATGTTCCTCGGTCTCGAGCGCGAGTGGTCACAGAAGTCCGCCGGCATTCGGACGTTCTCGCTGATCAGCCTGCTCGCCGCCGTCTTTACGATCCTCTCGCTCGAGACCGCGGTCGGTGAGGGGCTGCTCATCCTGGGCGGGTTCCTCGTGATCGTACAGGGGGTCCTGCTTGCGGTGCAGGGACTGCTCGGCGACGAGGACGCGGGACTCTCGCTGACGACCTCGGTCTCGATGCTCGTCGCCTACGGCGTCGGCGCACTCGTCGCCGCACAGTACATCATCGAGGGCGTAACGGTGGCCGTGCTCTCGTCGCTGCTGCTCGTTCTCAAGCGCGAACTGCACGAGTTCGCGTGGGGCCTCTCCCGCGAGGAGATGCGCTCGACGACCGAGTTCGCGATCCTCGCATTCGTCATCTACCCGCTGTTGCCGTCCAGTTACGACCTCAACCTCGGGGTCACCGAGATCACGCTCGAGCCGACGGTCATCTGGCTCATGGTCGTCGCGGTCGCGGGAATCGGGATCGCCAACTACGCGATCGTCTCGACTTACGGCGACCGCGGCATCGCCGTGACGGGTTTCTTCGGCGGCCTCGCATCGTCGACGGCCGTCGTCGGGACGATGCTCGATCACGTCCGGCAGCGCCCCGACGCGGCCTCCTACGCCGTCGCCGCCATCCTGCTCGCGAACGCCGCGATGGCCGCGCGCAACCTCGCGATCGCCGTCGGATTCACCATCGGCGGCGGGAGTCCGGTCCTCGTCGAGGCGGTCGTCCCGCTCGGAGCCGTCATCGTCGTCGCCTTCGCCATCGCGGGCCTGACCGCCGACTGGGGCCAATCCAGCGAGATGGATCTCGAGAGCCCCTTCTCCCTGAAAAACGCCCTCGCGTTCGGCGCGGTCTTCCTCGTCGTGCTCGTGTTCGGATCGGTCGCCGAGAGTTCCTTCGGTACGCTCGGCTTCTACGCGACGGCCGTCGCCAGCGGCTTCGTCTCGAGCGCCGGCGCGACCACGTCGGCGGTCGTCCTCTACCGCGGCGGACAACTCGCGGCCGCCGAGGCGACGATCGCCATCCTGCTCGCGACGGTCTCGAGCATCGTCGTCAAGGCGATGTTGGCGGCGACGTCGTCGAACGACGGGTTCCGCAATCAGGTCGCGATTTACAGCGTCGCGCTGTTGCTCGGCGGCTCGCTGGCGTCGCTCGTTTTCATCGTATAG